ACGCCAAACATGCCCAGGTTCGACAGCGTGAAGGTGCCCGAGGTGTACTCATCGGGCTGGAGCTGCTTGGAGCGCGATCGCGCCACCAGATCGGCCCAGGTGCGCGAGAGGGAATAGATATCGTACTGGTCGGCCTGTTTGAGCACCGGGGTGATCAGGCCACCGCCTTCCATCGCCACCGCCACGGCAATATTGATGCTCGACTGATACTGAATGCCCTGGTCGGTGAAGCCCGCGTTGAGCAGCGGGTGCTTTTGTAGGGTGACAGCCACAGCCTTGGCCAGCAGCCCGGTCATGGTTACGCCCTTGGACTTAATCTGTTTGTAGAGGGCGTCGAGACTGTCGGTGGTGATGGTGTAGCCCACGTGGAAAGTGGGCACCGCCAGACTGGCCACCATATTGCGAATGACGGCCTGCTGAAGGGTGTTGAAGGGGACAACCTGCCCCGTCGGAGCCACACCGGGGGCCGCCGGGGGCACCGCCGGGGCCGGGGCGGCTATCGGCGGTGCTGCTGCCGCCAGGGGCGTGGCCACCGGGCCAGCGGCGGTCGGGGTTTTACCCGCCGCCAGCTCTACATCCTGAGCCACAATGCGCCCGTGGGGGCCGCTGCCCTGGAGGCTATTGAGGTCTACCTTGAGGTCTTTGGCCAGCTTGCGGGCGCGGGGAGAGATAATTACTCGACCGCTACGGCTGCCGCTAGCACCATTTTGGGTGGCCGGAGGCGGGGCCTCGACCACGGCCACCGGGGCAGCCGCCTCGGGACTGGGGGCGGAGTCACCGCCAGCGGCAGCGGCTTTGGCGGCGGCCTGCTGCTGGGCGGCCTCAACCTCGGCTTCGGTCTCAGCCAGCAGGGCGATCGCCTCCCCCACCGGAGCCGTGCCCCCCGCCTCGACCACAATGGCCGCCAAGATCCCTTCGTGGAACGACTCCACATCCATGTCGGCCTTGTCGGACTCGACAATCACCACCGTCTCGCCTTTCTCTACCCGATCGCCGGGGGCTTTAACCCAAGATACAATTTTGCCTTCGGTCATCGTTGAGCTGAGGGCAGGCATAAAGACTTCGCGAATCATGGAGGTGACTTCCGAAACGGGTTTAAAACGACAGAGCAGCAGAGATGCCAAGGATTTATTCTATCCCCAAGGCTGAACCCTCAGAACGTGCGGACGCTAAAACGTGCGAACGTCCTGGAATTAGAGTTCGCCGCGAATCTCTTGAATCACGCCGTCCTTGATCAAAATTTCAACCTGGAGCTTGCGCACCAGATTGTCTCCCACCGAGACGTTGAAGAAGCTCTCGACCTTACCCTGCTCCACTTCGGCATCGACCGCGATAGTCTGCACCTCCTGGAGCTGCTGGAGGCTCTGGTTCTTCTGCTGAAGCAGCTTGCTTTTGTCTTGGTTGAGCTGACTTTGAATATTGCCCATCTGCTGCTGAAGGGCACCACTGGCGGGCTGTCCTTCCGCCTGTTTTTGCAGCTCAGCCACCATACGCTGACCCTGCATCTCAAGCTGTTGCAGGCGACTGTCAACCTGGTTGATTTGGCTTTGCAGCTGCTTTTGGGCTTCTTCCTTCCAGAGGGGCGTAACAATGGCTTTAATGTTGACTACCCGCTTGAGCAGCAGCGTTTGATTGTCATCCATAATCTTTGACGCGATAAAGAAATCACCAATACGGACTACGGTCACCACCACCGACGACCGGACTATTTTGCCTGGCACCGCCACAGGTTGGTGAAGTCTTTACACCACCGGCAGCTACACAAACATCGCGTCAATCATATCGCGATACCGGGTCGTCACCACGGGACGGCGCACTTTTAGGGTCTGGGTGAGCAGACCGTTGTCGATGGAGAAGGGTTCGAGAATCAAACGGAAGGGGCCCACGCGATCGTCTGGGCGGTAGCCGGGGCGGTCTTTGACCTCGCGGCTCAGCTCATCGCGAAACAGCCTTTGCACCCGCTCGTCGTCCAGGGTAATGGCCGTGCAGTCGGCGGGGGCGGGGGCATCGTCGCCGGGCACCGCCACGAAGAGGGCCTGGCTGGCCGCCCAGGCCTGAAGCGCATCGAGGTTGGGGACGATGAGCGCGCCCAGGGATCGCTGATCCTGGCCCACCAGCATAATCTGGTCAATGTACTTGCTGCGAATGCAGGCGTCTTCGATGGGCTGGGGCTCGATATTTTCGCCGTTGGTGAGCACGATGGTGTCCTTGGCCCGGCCGGTGAGCACCACGTTGCCGTCGCGGCTGATCCAGCCCAGGTCGCCCGTATCGAACCAGCCCTCGGCGTCGATGGCCTTTTGGGTGGCCTCGGGGTTGCGGTAGTAGCCCGCCATAATCTGCGGCCCCCGCGCCAGCACCAGCCCCTGGCCGCCCTGGGGCAGCTCTCGCCGGGTTTCAGGATCGACGATTTTAATTTCGGTAAAGGGAATGGGCTGCCCCGCCGCCCCGCGCAGATTGTGCCAGGGCCGCCGGGCCGAGAGCACCGGAGCGGTTTCGGTGAGGCCGTAGCCCACGATTAGCTGTACGCCAACAATTTCAAAGAAAATGTCAATATGCCGCGCCAGGGAGCCGCCGCCGCTGATCAGCTGCTTGACCTGACCGCCAGTGGCTTCACTGACCTTGCCGTAGACCAGCTTTTTGCCCAGCTGGTGCAGGGGCCACAGGGCCAGGGCCGCCAGTCCCGAGCCGAGGCGCTGGAGGCTAGACAGACTGGGCTCGTCGATTTTCATGTCCTGGTAGCGCCAGAGGTTTTCGACGTAGCGCTGGCTGAGGCCAAAGAACGTAAAGATCAGCTTTTGCTTGCCGGGGCTCTGTTCGCGGAACTGCTTTTGGGCCCCCTCGTAGATCGATTCCCACAGGCGCGGCACCCCCACCATGTACTGGGGTTTGGTGGCCTTGAGGTCGGCTTTGAGGTGGCGAATGCTGCTGTAGGTCTGGGTGCAGCCCCGCGACAGCAAAAAATATTCGGCGGTGCGCTCAAAGCTGTGCCAGGAGGGCAAAATGCCCACCACGCGATCGCCCGGTGCTGGCTGTACCACCGCCTCTAGGGTGTTGATCTGGTGCAGCAGGTTGCGGTGGCTGAGCATCACCCCCTTGGGCTGACCGGTGGTGCCGGAGGTGTAGATCAGCGTGGCTAGATCTTCGGGCTTAACGGCGACCGGGGCGTAGGGGCGCTCGGCCCCCAGGGCCATCAGCTGAGCAAAGTTGAAAATTTTGAGGCGATCGCCCTCGGGGGGGGCCTCATCGGACAGCAAAATCACTAAGGCAATGGGCAGCGTATCGATGCGGTCGCGCAGTCGCTGCAGCAGCGCCACGGTCTCGACCACCAGCACTGTACTCTCGCTGTGCCCGGCGATGTAGATCAGCTCTTCGGTCTCGGCGGTGGCGCTGCGGACGGCATTCATACCGCCAGCGGTCATAATGCCCTGGTCGGCAATAAACCAGCGGTGGCTGTTGTCGGCAAACAGAGCCACGTGGGCGCGATTTTCCACCCCCAGGGCCTGCAAGCCGCTGGCAAAGGTGCGAATGGCCTCCCACAGCTGGCGATAGGTCAACACCGCGGCAGGCTTGTAGTGGGGGTCGTTGAGGGCCACCGTATCGCCGTATTTCTCGGCCACAATCGGCCAGATTTCGTGGAGCGCCTGAAGCTGTTGGTAGGGGTTGTGGGCTTCTAGGCAGGCGCGATCGCGCTGTCGCACCTCTTGCAATGCAGTTGTGGATACGGGCATAGCGGCCACCAAGAATTCAGAAAGAAGCTTGCGGTCATCCTACCGCAGCCTGGTTCAAGGCTAGACCGAAAGCTCATGGGGCTTAACATTCCCCCTTACCAGTAATTGAACTGGTCAGCAACGCAGCGGGTGAGGGCAGGGGCGATCGCCAACCTTCAGAATGTATTCAGTTCAGGGCGAACAGCTTTTCTTCGGGACGAAGCAAAATATAGAGAGCGGGTAGAAAAACCCTGCCATCTGTATAGCCGCGCCATCCCATCGGTTCACCCCGATCTAGGGTCTCTCGATGTCTGGATGTCTCACCCCAGGTGACTGGGCCATATCATCGCCCCAAGTTCTATAGGCCAGCCCTAACGAGGCTCAACCTTTCATGTTATGTACGTCTTGCTCAAACAAGCCCCGCTGCGTAGCCGCCCAGCTCGCCGAGGGGGACGCCGCCCTGGCTCAACTGCTCAAGCAACTCCGGCACTGTAGCCTCAAACCCTCCCGCCGCCGCCTCTGGCCGCCGGGTACAGCCCTCCGGCACTGGCTGGTAGCAACGCTGCGCCCAGGGCTGGGGCAGTAGAATCAGAAACCCCAAGAAAACTCGCTATTCCACCGCGTCAAATACAGTTTCATCCTCCTGACGCCAGGCCGGGTCAACCAGGCAAATAAACACCAGCGGGTTGTCTCCGGTGTTGCGCAGATACTGACGCGCCCCAGGGGGAATGTACACGGCGTCGCCGGGCTCAACAGGGCTAGCGGCATCGTCAATGTGCATCTCCCCCCGTCCAGACAGAATGTAGTACACCTCCGAGGTGGTCAGGGCGTGGGGAATCGACACCTGCCCTACCGGCACCACCGCGTGGGCCAGACTGTAGCGCAGGGCGAGGTCTTGTTTGTCGGGGTGCAGCAGTTCCCGCAGCCGGGTACCGTCACCGGCAACAAATTCGGGGCAGTCGAGCAGTTTACGAATCAGCATGGCAGCGGCAGTGGCAGCCCTCGCCTAGCCCTCCCCAGCGCCGTCGAAGCCCCCTAGGTGGAGGGGATGACGGCCGGGAGGTCGGGCCGAGGGGCAGTTTTCTCCGCCATCATAGCCTCAACCGCCGTCGGCGATAGGGGCCGCGAGAACAGATAGCCCTGGCCCAGCTCGCACCGCAGCGCCTTGAGCTGGGCGTGGTGGCGCGGCGTTTCTACCCCTTCGGCCACCACATCGAGGCCCAGATTCCAGGCCAGGCGCACCACCGACTGCAAGATCTCTAACTTTTCAAAGTCCTGATCGGCGTTCTCAATGAAGGAGCGATCGATTTTGAGACAGTCAAAGGGAAAACGATGCAGATAGCTGAGGGACGAATAGCCGGTGCCAAAGTCATCCACCAGCAGCTTGATGCCCAGGGCCTTAATCTGCTCCAGAGTGGCAATAATGCTGTCTGAGTGGTCGATGAGCACCCCTTCGGTCAGCTCGATTTTGAGCCGATGGGCTCCAAAGCCCGTGTCACTTAAGATCTGCTGAATTTTCTCGACGATGTGCTGCTGCGAAAACTGCTTGCTCGACATGTTGACGCTGACCGTAAATTCGGCCATGGCCGGGTACTGCTCAGTCCAGGTCTGCATTTGCCGACAGGCTTCGGCCAGCACCCACCAGCCCAGGGGAATGATTAGCCCGCTGGCCTCGGCAATGTGGATAAATTCGTTGGGCATCAGCAGCCCCCGGGTGGGATGCTGCCACCGCACCAGAGCCTCAAAGCCGCAGATTTCCTCATTGCTGAGGGTGACGATGGGCTGGTAGTGCAGCCGTAGCTCCCCCCGTTCAAGGGCCTGGCGCAGGTCGAGTTCGGTCTGTAGACGCAGGTCTTGCTGCACCCGCAGGGAGCTGTCAAACAGCTGCCAGCCCTGGTCGGCATGGGCTTTTACTCGGCGCATGGCAACGTTGGCATCGCCCAGCCAGTCGGCGGCGGTTTGGTAGGCCGCCGGCCCCAGGGCCAGGCCAATGCTGGCGCTGACATACACCTGCTGCTGCTGAAGCAAAAAGGGCTGCTGAAGCACCCTATGAACCTTTTCCGCCAGGGCGGTGGCGTCGGTGTGGGTGTCGAGATCTTCGAGCAGAATGGCAAACTCATCTCCCCCCAGGCGGGCCAGGGTGTACTCGGGGCGAGCCTGGGCCTGAAGCCTGGCCGCAAACTCGATCAGCAGTTCATCCCCCACCTGATGGCCCAGGTTGTCGTTGATGATTTTAAACCGCTCTAGATCGACTACCAGCAGCGCTATGACTTGCGGAGCAGCGTTGTGGGCGCGGGTCAGGGCGCGGTTGAGGCGGTCTATAAACAGATGCCGGTTGGGTAGTCCGGTGAGGGGATCGTAAAAGGCCTGCTGCAGCAGGCTGGCTTCCTGCTGCTTGGCCGCAGAGATGTCCCGCAGGGTGAGCAGCACGGCTCCAGCGGCGGCACAGGGCCCCCCGCTACAGCTCACCCAGCGGGTGTGGGGCGGCGACCCGATGGCCAGCACAAATTCTTCGCTGTGCAGGTGCTCCCCCCCCAGCAGCCGACCCAGGGGCAGCTGAGACGGGGCCAGGGGGCGATACTGTGGGTCGAGCACCTGATAGTCCGAAGGGTCGCCGCTGCCCCCCAAGCCGACAATGCCCCCCGGCAGCAGCGCCGCCGCCGCTGGGTTGCGAAATAGAAGCACCCCAGCCGGGTCTACGACAATAACTGCGTCGGGTAGGGTACTCAGCACGGCCAGGTATATTTCGGCATCTGAGCAGGTGGGCTGTGACATAGGGGCAGGGTAAGGAAAGGGGGTATCAAAAGAATAGAGCCAACCCATGGACGGGGCGATCGCGACCTATCGATCTCTACTGGGTTTAGCTTGCCCAAAATCCTGATGGGGTCTCGTACTGGGCGATCGCTCCTAAAGCACTAGCGCCCCGACCCCGGCTTTAGAAACTTACGATAAAGTGCTGTAAAGGATATGTAAGGCCATCGGGGGTAGCCCCTGGCAGTTAGTTCAGGCAAGACCTTCAGGCCCTACACTAAAACTGGTGCATCGGTGGGGCGATTCGACTCGACGGTTCAGCGTAATATCTTAAATCTGGGCCCAGGAGCCAGGCCACGGGTTTAGGTCGGGGTGGCTCCGTCAAAGCTGGTGGGCAACCGTGCAGCTAGCGAACGCTTCCGCAGCCTGGGGCCGGTTGTCGAACCGTGAGCGTGGGTTCAATCGAGATCAAGTAGCCAGGCTGACAAAGACACTCTGGGCAGCATGGAGCAAACACTACTGGGAGGACGGTACCAAATTGTCCGGCGGCTGGGGTCAGGGGGGTTCAGCCGCACCTTTTTGGTGACCGATATCCACCTGCCAAACCACCCTCGGTGCGTGATCAAACAGCTCAAAGTGCAGGATAAAGACACGGGCACCCTCGATATGGCCCGGCGGCTCTTCGATACCGAGGCGCGGGTGCTCTATCAGCTGGGCAATCACCCCCAAATTCCATCGCTGCTGGCCCACTTTGAAGAGGGCCAAGAATTTTACCTGGCCCAGGAATATATTGAGGGCAGTCGCCTCAACCGCCAGGTGGAAGAGGGCAAGCCCTGGTCAGAGACGCGGGTGGTGCTGCTGCTGCAAGAGATTCTGGAAATTCTCGCCTTCGTTCACCGCCAGCAGGTAATTCATCGCGACATTAAGCCCTCCAACCTGATTCGCCGCCACCGCGACGGCAAACTGGTGCTGATCGATTTTGGGGCGGTGAAGCAGGTGACGTCCTCGCCGCTGCTCGACGCCGAAACTGGAGCCACCAACATTACGGTGGCCATTGGCACCCACGGCTACATGCCCAACGAGCAGTACGCGGGCAAGCCTCGCTTCAGCAGCGATGTTTACGCCGTGGGCATTCTTGGCATTCGGGCCCTGACCGGCATCCACCCCCAAAAAATTGAAGAAGATCCGGTGACCAGCGAACTGGCCTGGCGTCAGCATGCCCCCACAGTGTCGTCATCCCTGGCGGCGGTGATCGACAAGATGGTGCGCTACGACTTTCGCGATCGCTACCCTACGGCCCAGGAGGCCCTTGAAGCCCTGCAAAACCTGCCTAATCCCCTACACGGGCTGGTGGGCAGCCAGATTTACCAGACCTGGATGAAGGGGGCCAACGGGCGGGGGCCAACCTTTCCCGGTGACGACAGCGACACCGCCATTGGCCCCACGGAGACCTCAGAACCGACCGCCTTTGCCGACGATCAGGACTCCACCTCGCTGTTTCCCGTCGATCTGGCCTACGGCAGCAGCGGCATTACTCCGGGATCTACCCCCTTTCCGGAGGATAAGTTCAAGCCCTACGGTCGCCGCCGATCGCTGCTGGTCGGCAGCCTGCTGGGCGGGCTGAGCCTGAGTTTAGTGCTCTGGCGCAGCGGTCTGACCATTGCCTTTGAGCCCAACGGGGCCGGGGCCGTCGTTCCGTTTCAGGCGGCAACCATGCCCTCTCTGACCACTGATTTTGGCCTGCTGCTGCCGCCGGAAGAAAAAGCCGCCTACCTCACCCGCGAGGGCGATCGCCTGCGCCACACAGGCCGCTATCCCGATGCCCTCGTCACCTACAACGAGGCCATTGAGAACCAGGTAGACTACGCTCCGGCCCACCTGGGCCGCTGCCGCGGGCTGATCGCGCTCAAACGCCCGCTGGAGGCGATCGCCGCCTGCGACGACGCCCTGGCCTACAGCACCTACTACCCCGAGGCCGTGCGCAGTAAGGGCAATGCTGAAGAGCAGCAGGGACGTCTCCTGGCGGCCCTGGCGCTATACGAGAACACCAATCGCCTCATGCCCGCCATGTTTGAGGCCTGGCTCGATCGCGGCCGCGTGCTGCAAAAGCTGGGCCGCTCTGCCGAAGCCATTGCCGCCATTGACCAGGCGATCGCCCGCAACCGTGAATCAGCCGAGGCCTGGACTGTACGCGGCGAGGCCACGTTGGCCCTCCAGCGCTACGACCAGTCAATCATTGCCCTAGAAAAAGCCCTGCAAATTAACCCGGACTATGCTCCCGCCAAGGAGCTGCGCCAGCGGGCTCGGCAGAAGTTGGGCCGGTGAGGGGATGGGGAGTAAGTTTTAAGTTTTGAGTTTTAAGGGTTGAGTTTTAAGTTTTGAGGGTTGAGCTTGGCTCTCAAAACTTAAAACTCAAAACTTAACATTCAACACTCTCCCCCTCTGCCCCTCTACCCCTACTCCCCCAACACCTCTACGCTGATCTCGGTCTCCAGCCGAGACTCTACGCGGCTGCCGGTGGTGCCGCTAACGGGCAGCGTTTGGGCCGGGAAGGGGCTGGCTACCAGGGCAATGTGGCGATCGCTCACCGCCAGGCCGTGGGTGGGGTCAAAGGCGCGCCAGCCGCCACCGGGCACGTAGGCCTCGGCCCAGGCGTGGAGATCGCGATCGCGCAGGCTGCTGTCCCCCTCTTCGTAACCGCTGACAAAGCGAGCGGCGATCCCCATCGCTCGGCAGGCTTCCATAAACAGCACGGCAAAGTCGCGGCAGCTGCCCAGCTTTTTACCCCAGGTAATACCGCCGGGCCAGGGGTTGCCCGTGGGTCGGTTGATGTACTCACAGGTTTCGTAAATGTGCCCAACCAGGGCGGTCAGAAACAGGCTGAGGTTGCCCTCTACCCGGTGGGCCAGCATCTGAGCCAGATCAATCACGCCCGGCCCCAGGGCAGGGGCA
Above is a window of Nodosilinea sp. PGN35 DNA encoding:
- a CDS encoding protein kinase, which encodes MEQTLLGGRYQIVRRLGSGGFSRTFLVTDIHLPNHPRCVIKQLKVQDKDTGTLDMARRLFDTEARVLYQLGNHPQIPSLLAHFEEGQEFYLAQEYIEGSRLNRQVEEGKPWSETRVVLLLQEILEILAFVHRQQVIHRDIKPSNLIRRHRDGKLVLIDFGAVKQVTSSPLLDAETGATNITVAIGTHGYMPNEQYAGKPRFSSDVYAVGILGIRALTGIHPQKIEEDPVTSELAWRQHAPTVSSSLAAVIDKMVRYDFRDRYPTAQEALEALQNLPNPLHGLVGSQIYQTWMKGANGRGPTFPGDDSDTAIGPTETSEPTAFADDQDSTSLFPVDLAYGSSGITPGSTPFPEDKFKPYGRRRSLLVGSLLGGLSLSLVLWRSGLTIAFEPNGAGAVVPFQAATMPSLTTDFGLLLPPEEKAAYLTREGDRLRHTGRYPDALVTYNEAIENQVDYAPAHLGRCRGLIALKRPLEAIAACDDALAYSTYYPEAVRSKGNAEEQQGRLLAALALYENTNRLMPAMFEAWLDRGRVLQKLGRSAEAIAAIDQAIARNRESAEAWTVRGEATLALQRYDQSIIALEKALQINPDYAPAKELRQRARQKLGR
- a CDS encoding YlqD family protein gives rise to the protein MDDNQTLLLKRVVNIKAIVTPLWKEEAQKQLQSQINQVDSRLQQLEMQGQRMVAELQKQAEGQPASGALQQQMGNIQSQLNQDKSKLLQQKNQSLQQLQEVQTIAVDAEVEQGKVESFFNVSVGDNLVRKLQVEILIKDGVIQEIRGEL
- a CDS encoding cupin domain-containing protein, whose translation is MLIRKLLDCPEFVAGDGTRLRELLHPDKQDLALRYSLAHAVVPVGQVSIPHALTTSEVYYILSGRGEMHIDDAASPVEPGDAVYIPPGARQYLRNTGDNPLVFICLVDPAWRQEDETVFDAVE
- a CDS encoding bifunctional diguanylate cyclase/phosphodiesterase, yielding MSQPTCSDAEIYLAVLSTLPDAVIVVDPAGVLLFRNPAAAALLPGGIVGLGGSGDPSDYQVLDPQYRPLAPSQLPLGRLLGGEHLHSEEFVLAIGSPPHTRWVSCSGGPCAAAGAVLLTLRDISAAKQQEASLLQQAFYDPLTGLPNRHLFIDRLNRALTRAHNAAPQVIALLVVDLERFKIINDNLGHQVGDELLIEFAARLQAQARPEYTLARLGGDEFAILLEDLDTHTDATALAEKVHRVLQQPFLLQQQQVYVSASIGLALGPAAYQTAADWLGDANVAMRRVKAHADQGWQLFDSSLRVQQDLRLQTELDLRQALERGELRLHYQPIVTLSNEEICGFEALVRWQHPTRGLLMPNEFIHIAEASGLIIPLGWWVLAEACRQMQTWTEQYPAMAEFTVSVNMSSKQFSQQHIVEKIQQILSDTGFGAHRLKIELTEGVLIDHSDSIIATLEQIKALGIKLLVDDFGTGYSSLSYLHRFPFDCLKIDRSFIENADQDFEKLEILQSVVRLAWNLGLDVVAEGVETPRHHAQLKALRCELGQGYLFSRPLSPTAVEAMMAEKTAPRPDLPAVIPST
- a CDS encoding transglutaminase family protein, translating into MRYRIRHLTGYHYQQPVALRPHTLRLRPRSDGAQQLRHFTLEVTPAPTQQTAIADADGNSTLGLWFAPDPVERFEIVTTAEVETCRTNPFDYLIEPWATTLPIDYPTTLGTSLAPYLTAAGAPALGPGVIDLAQMLAHRVEGNLSLFLTALVGHIYETCEYINRPTGNPWPGGITWGKKLGSCRDFAVLFMEACRAMGIAARFVSGYEEGDSSLRDRDLHAWAEAYVPGGGWRAFDPTHGLAVSDRHIALVASPFPAQTLPVSGTTGSRVESRLETEISVEVLGE
- a CDS encoding long-chain fatty acid--CoA ligase, which translates into the protein MPVSTTALQEVRQRDRACLEAHNPYQQLQALHEIWPIVAEKYGDTVALNDPHYKPAAVLTYRQLWEAIRTFASGLQALGVENRAHVALFADNSHRWFIADQGIMTAGGMNAVRSATAETEELIYIAGHSESTVLVVETVALLQRLRDRIDTLPIALVILLSDEAPPEGDRLKIFNFAQLMALGAERPYAPVAVKPEDLATLIYTSGTTGQPKGVMLSHRNLLHQINTLEAVVQPAPGDRVVGILPSWHSFERTAEYFLLSRGCTQTYSSIRHLKADLKATKPQYMVGVPRLWESIYEGAQKQFREQSPGKQKLIFTFFGLSQRYVENLWRYQDMKIDEPSLSSLQRLGSGLAALALWPLHQLGKKLVYGKVSEATGGQVKQLISGGGSLARHIDIFFEIVGVQLIVGYGLTETAPVLSARRPWHNLRGAAGQPIPFTEIKIVDPETRRELPQGGQGLVLARGPQIMAGYYRNPEATQKAIDAEGWFDTGDLGWISRDGNVVLTGRAKDTIVLTNGENIEPQPIEDACIRSKYIDQIMLVGQDQRSLGALIVPNLDALQAWAASQALFVAVPGDDAPAPADCTAITLDDERVQRLFRDELSREVKDRPGYRPDDRVGPFRLILEPFSIDNGLLTQTLKVRRPVVTTRYRDMIDAMFV
- a CDS encoding dihydrolipoamide acetyltransferase family protein, whose amino-acid sequence is MIREVFMPALSSTMTEGKIVSWVKAPGDRVEKGETVVIVESDKADMDVESFHEGILAAIVVEAGGTAPVGEAIALLAETEAEVEAAQQQAAAKAAAAGGDSAPSPEAAAPVAVVEAPPPATQNGASGSRSGRVIISPRARKLAKDLKVDLNSLQGSGPHGRIVAQDVELAAGKTPTAAGPVATPLAAAAPPIAAPAPAVPPAAPGVAPTGQVVPFNTLQQAVIRNMVASLAVPTFHVGYTITTDSLDALYKQIKSKGVTMTGLLAKAVAVTLQKHPLLNAGFTDQGIQYQSSINIAVAVAMEGGGLITPVLKQADQYDIYSLSRTWADLVARSRSKQLQPDEYTSGTFTLSNLGMFGVDRFDAILPPGQGSILAIGASRPTVVATADGLMGVKRQMQVNITCDHRIIYGADAAAFLKDLADVIENKPQSLTL